The Methanocella arvoryzae MRE50 genome includes a region encoding these proteins:
- a CDS encoding Z1 domain-containing protein has protein sequence MFNYNEAKKLVLGQLTVEQTPSSDVIDKKIRAVKIMASIEYPDIIIDWDMLKRDIEASCSTWIDIGKALDGDPKAHQNWFYDRKDQINWRFWNRYVRYLQEENGWAEITTKGLGDNVDQIIQRLEDPQRPGKWDCRGMVVGQVQSGKTANYIGLICKAIDAGYKLIIVLAGVHNSLRSQTQMRIDEGILGYDTKQSMNYSTANIRIGVGRLKGIEFFSAQSLTNRDENGDFKKHRQISIINGNDPVILVIKKNKSVLENLYYSATNVQKERDPSTNRPIVRNIPLLIIDDEADNASINTKQIEFDDDGQVSDEFEPTIINGLIRKLLDAFEKSAYVGYTATPFANIFILPRGDTDREGEDLFPRSFILNLPAASSYIGPKKVFGIDEDNSVGIEHEEGLPIIRIVDDYTDFIPDNHKKGHRPNSLPESLKRAIKSFIISSAARIARGQDKSHNSMLIHVTRYTDVQTRVRDLVSEELESLKKRIEYGDGRSESNIFNELEELWFTDYKPTTHAVIERFFDQRITSLEWKQIKDNLQKAASKIIIKTVNGTVADVLDYKESPNGLNAIIIGGDKLSRGLTLEGLTVSYYLRTSNMYDTLMQMGRWFGHRPGYVDLCRLYTTDELVDRYKHITKASEELKREFEYMVAMGRRPEDYGLRVRTDPGDILLITAKNKMRYGRDMQLSYEGRLVESVKFNLSNAIIEKNFNAFNEFIKKRGQHSEKWGNYLWENVSASSIIDLLNNIQIEGYSAVTDSRILTHYIQAQQKHNELKQWTVALINKNNADNHYTIGGYPVGLVERRNANETNPNEFYQMAKSHIISRRDEYIDLSDEELKLALSRSIKSDGTMSDTPTPEAIRDVRPSHRGLLLIYPLDHNKLDNTNITKPVIGLAISFPSSKTATRIGYRVNSVGDVEFLENE, from the coding sequence ATGTTTAACTATAATGAAGCTAAAAAATTAGTTTTGGGACAGTTAACCGTTGAACAAACGCCTAGTTCGGATGTTATTGATAAAAAAATTAGGGCTGTAAAAATAATGGCTAGTATCGAATATCCGGACATAATAATCGATTGGGATATGTTAAAACGGGATATAGAAGCTTCATGTAGCACATGGATAGATATTGGTAAAGCATTAGATGGCGACCCTAAAGCACATCAGAATTGGTTTTACGATCGTAAAGATCAGATTAACTGGAGATTCTGGAATAGATATGTTAGATATCTCCAGGAAGAAAATGGCTGGGCTGAAATTACTACAAAAGGCCTGGGTGACAACGTAGATCAAATAATTCAGCGTCTAGAGGATCCACAAAGGCCGGGAAAATGGGACTGTAGAGGTATGGTTGTTGGACAGGTCCAATCAGGGAAAACGGCTAATTATATTGGCCTAATATGCAAAGCAATAGACGCTGGTTATAAATTGATAATCGTACTGGCAGGGGTTCATAATAGCCTTAGAAGTCAGACTCAGATGCGTATAGATGAAGGCATCTTAGGTTATGACACAAAACAGAGTATGAATTATTCAACCGCAAATATCCGCATCGGCGTTGGTCGATTAAAGGGAATAGAATTCTTTAGCGCACAATCTCTTACAAATCGTGACGAAAATGGTGATTTTAAAAAGCACAGACAGATAAGTATCATTAATGGAAATGATCCCGTAATACTGGTAATTAAGAAAAATAAATCTGTACTTGAAAATTTATACTATTCAGCGACCAATGTCCAGAAAGAAAGAGACCCTTCTACTAATCGACCGATTGTTAGAAATATCCCATTACTAATAATCGATGATGAAGCGGATAATGCTTCAATAAACACAAAACAAATTGAATTCGATGATGATGGTCAGGTATCGGATGAGTTTGAACCTACGATAATTAATGGCCTCATTAGAAAATTGTTAGATGCATTTGAAAAAAGCGCTTATGTAGGTTACACTGCAACACCCTTTGCTAATATTTTTATTTTACCTCGTGGTGACACCGACAGGGAAGGGGAGGATCTTTTCCCTCGTAGTTTTATTTTAAATTTGCCAGCAGCATCGTCATATATCGGTCCAAAAAAAGTCTTTGGTATAGATGAAGATAATTCAGTTGGTATCGAGCACGAAGAGGGGCTTCCAATAATCCGGATTGTGGATGATTATACTGATTTTATTCCGGATAACCATAAGAAGGGTCACCGGCCAAATTCTTTACCTGAATCATTAAAAAGAGCAATTAAATCATTTATAATATCGAGTGCTGCGAGAATTGCCCGTGGGCAAGACAAATCTCATAATTCTATGTTAATTCATGTTACCAGATATACTGATGTACAAACCCGTGTCAGAGATCTTGTATCTGAAGAACTCGAATCATTAAAGAAACGTATTGAATATGGGGATGGCAGATCAGAATCTAATATATTCAATGAACTCGAAGAACTCTGGTTCACCGACTATAAACCTACAACACATGCCGTTATAGAACGTTTCTTTGATCAAAGAATTACCTCTCTTGAGTGGAAGCAAATAAAGGATAATCTTCAAAAAGCCGCAAGTAAAATCATCATAAAAACGGTAAATGGTACAGTTGCGGATGTACTTGATTATAAAGAATCACCTAATGGACTAAATGCTATTATAATTGGCGGAGATAAACTTTCAAGAGGATTAACCCTTGAAGGTTTAACAGTTAGTTATTATCTTCGTACTTCAAATATGTATGATACCTTGATGCAAATGGGGCGCTGGTTTGGTCATCGGCCAGGTTATGTAGACCTCTGCAGACTGTATACGACCGATGAACTTGTTGATCGGTATAAACATATTACAAAAGCCAGTGAAGAATTAAAACGAGAATTCGAGTACATGGTTGCTATGGGTCGAAGGCCTGAAGATTATGGTTTAAGAGTAAGAACTGACCCGGGGGATATCCTTCTTATAACTGCGAAAAATAAAATGAGGTATGGAAGGGATATGCAGTTATCATATGAAGGACGTCTTGTTGAATCAGTAAAGTTTAACCTTAGCAATGCCATAATCGAGAAGAATTTTAACGCATTTAATGAATTTATTAAAAAGAGAGGTCAGCACAGCGAAAAATGGGGGAATTATTTATGGGAAAATGTCTCCGCAAGCAGTATCATCGATCTACTTAATAATATACAAATAGAAGGTTATTCTGCAGTAACTGACTCGAGAATCTTAACTCATTATATACAAGCTCAACAAAAACATAATGAGTTAAAACAATGGACAGTTGCTTTAATAAATAAAAATAATGCTGATAATCATTATACTATCGGCGGATATCCTGTTGGATTAGTCGAACGGCGAAATGCAAACGAAACTAATCCAAATGAATTCTACCAAATGGCAAAAAGCCATATAATCAGTAGAAGGGATGAATATATTGATTTATCTGACGAAGAATTAAAATTGGCATTAAGTAGATCGATAAAGTCTGATGGGACAATGAGTGATACGCCTACTCCAGAAGCTATCCGAGATGTCCGACCTTCTCATAGGGGCTTGTTACTTATATATCCCTTAGACCATAATAAATTAGATAATACTAATATCACTAAACCTGTGATTGGACTTGCAATTAGCTTCCCAAGTAGTAAAACTGCAACAAGAATTGGCTATCGAGTAAACAGCGTTGGCGATGTGGAGTTCTTAGAAAATGAATGA
- a CDS encoding DNA cytosine methyltransferase — translation MSFPYTVLDLFSGAGGLTEGFYRNGFDIISHIEKDEFASKTLQTRSLYYALLKINKVHIYYNYYNNRINRDEFLKQCCELGIDNSEVIHEEISLITEDSLIDKINTQLIKRNINKINVVIGGPPCQAYSLIGRGRDRYGMLYDPRNHLYKHYIRFIQTFSPDLFVFENVPGIRSAKNGMIIEDFKKMIDESGYDSDQKILNASNFNVLQNRKRIIIIGWKKEYNLSYPDFAKSQTPYIINDLLSDLPELKPGCGSEISNYTGDRTKYLQESGIRTDETCIRHHVARPHNDRDREIYRIAIEKWNNGKKRIKYTELDPSLKTHKNEKSFLDRFKVVNGNGLSHSIVAHLSKDGHYFIHPDISQCRSLTVREAARIQSFPDNYLFEGPRSSQFIQIGNAVPPLMASGIATKIKDMLNRIYL, via the coding sequence ATGTCTTTCCCATATACTGTACTTGATTTGTTTTCTGGCGCAGGTGGACTTACGGAAGGGTTTTACCGTAATGGTTTTGACATTATCAGCCATATCGAAAAAGATGAATTTGCTTCGAAGACTCTTCAAACACGTTCCTTATATTATGCATTATTAAAAATCAACAAAGTTCACATATATTACAACTATTACAATAATCGTATAAACAGAGATGAGTTTCTGAAGCAATGTTGTGAATTGGGTATCGATAACTCTGAAGTAATCCATGAAGAAATTTCATTAATTACAGAAGATTCGCTTATTGATAAGATTAATACTCAACTAATAAAAAGAAATATTAATAAAATAAATGTAGTTATCGGTGGTCCACCATGCCAAGCTTACTCCTTAATCGGCAGGGGTAGAGATCGTTATGGCATGCTGTATGATCCAAGAAATCATCTATACAAGCACTATATCCGATTTATACAGACATTTTCTCCTGATCTATTTGTATTTGAAAATGTTCCTGGCATTCGGAGTGCAAAGAATGGTATGATCATTGAAGATTTTAAAAAAATGATAGATGAAAGTGGTTATGATTCTGATCAAAAAATTTTAAATGCTTCCAATTTTAATGTTTTACAGAATCGGAAGCGTATAATAATTATTGGGTGGAAAAAAGAATATAACCTATCTTATCCAGATTTCGCTAAGTCGCAGACTCCATATATAATAAATGATCTATTATCTGATCTTCCGGAATTAAAGCCTGGCTGTGGTAGTGAGATATCTAATTATACTGGTGACAGAACAAAATACCTTCAAGAATCTGGTATACGAACCGACGAAACTTGTATTAGACATCACGTAGCAAGGCCACATAATGATCGAGATCGTGAGATATATCGTATAGCAATTGAAAAGTGGAATAACGGGAAAAAGCGGATAAAGTACACTGAGTTGGATCCATCTTTAAAAACGCATAAAAATGAAAAATCTTTCTTAGATAGATTTAAAGTTGTAAATGGTAACGGGTTATCCCATTCAATTGTTGCTCATTTATCTAAAGATGGACATTATTTCATACACCCTGATATCAGTCAATGTAGGTCTCTTACTGTGCGAGAAGCTGCAAGAATACAATCTTTCCCGGATAATTACCTTTTTGAGGGGCCACGTTCTTCCCAGTTTATACAAATTGGAAATGCTGTTCCTCCTCTAATGGCTTCGGGAATAGCTACTAAAATAAAAGATATGCTTAATCGCATCTATTTGTAA
- a CDS encoding PD-(D/E)XK motif protein gives MNDINTIWVKLEEEAKNKSSSGIQKIRITADTKFNIFLGYEKPRNRRVLLLVTSQQNIPIAIEYPKSKGFEVQSIILPDDNKSVYLELILTNNRFSDVFTSLVQDIIDHIKNLETEKQAVSVFFGRLLKWQQFLDQYDPEGLSSEAQRGLYGELWVLRKFLLPLLGAKKSIDSWKGPEKYPQDFKFVKTAIEVKTTISKQHEKLTISSEQQLDDTGIDYLYLYHISLINGVTDGETLPEVVESIRTIIKDDFEASKKFEESLITAGYINAHIDRYMGVFYIIRNRNIYKVAEGFPRIIGKNLVNGVGDVHYTINVSECNHFTVPEELLIKCLRGD, from the coding sequence ATGAATGATATTAACACTATTTGGGTAAAACTTGAAGAAGAAGCTAAAAATAAGTCTTCATCTGGTATACAAAAAATAAGAATAACTGCCGATACCAAATTTAATATATTTTTAGGTTACGAAAAACCACGAAATCGTCGAGTGTTACTTCTTGTTACATCTCAGCAGAATATACCAATTGCCATCGAATATCCAAAATCAAAAGGATTTGAAGTCCAGTCGATAATTCTGCCAGATGATAACAAGTCTGTATACCTTGAACTAATATTAACAAATAATAGATTTAGCGATGTTTTTACATCTCTTGTTCAAGATATCATTGATCATATAAAAAATTTAGAAACTGAGAAACAGGCGGTAAGCGTATTTTTTGGAAGATTGTTAAAATGGCAACAGTTCCTTGATCAGTATGATCCAGAAGGTCTTAGTAGTGAAGCTCAAAGAGGCCTATATGGTGAGTTATGGGTTTTACGTAAATTCCTGCTACCACTATTGGGCGCTAAAAAAAGTATTGACTCCTGGAAAGGCCCAGAAAAATACCCTCAAGACTTTAAATTTGTAAAAACAGCGATTGAGGTAAAAACGACTATAAGCAAACAACATGAAAAATTAACGATATCCAGCGAACAACAACTGGATGATACTGGAATTGATTATCTTTATCTATATCACATATCTTTAATAAATGGTGTTACAGATGGAGAAACATTGCCTGAAGTGGTGGAGTCCATAAGAACAATTATTAAAGATGATTTTGAAGCATCAAAAAAATTTGAAGAATCTTTAATAACTGCAGGATATATTAATGCCCACATTGATCGTTATATGGGCGTCTTTTACATTATCCGAAATCGAAATATCTATAAAGTTGCTGAAGGTTTCCCAAGAATTATCGGTAAAAATTTGGTAAATGGTGTTGGTGACGTTCATTATACAATTAATGTATCTGAGTGTAATCACTTTACAGTTCCGGAAGAATTATTAATAAAATGCTTACGAGGGGATTAA
- a CDS encoding redoxin domain-containing protein translates to MVFVGYPAEFICPTELGEMVKYYSIFTDLGAEVFSVCKDSAYVHKAWHDSNPYLKTILQ, encoded by the coding sequence ATGGTCTTCGTAGGCTATCCGGCAGAGTTTATATGCCCGACGGAGCTGGGGGAGATGGTCAAGTATTATAGCATTTTTACAGACCTCGGCGCCGAGGTGTTCAGTGTCTGCAAGGACTCGGCATACGTCCATAAGGCCTGGCACGATTCGAATCCCTATCTGAAAACGATTCTGCAATAG
- a CDS encoding AIPR family protein, which yields MDLDSELNDFAETFSQDVINQAQLDATFIEDKFVEQFAEYLIESGEIDDITICYHKSRGIKVNGYSINNEENRLDLFVAIYRGTNPPEKISKTEVDVVFKWIVNYLKKSLEGYHFSLEESSPHFDMSLNIYSMRGVLRTVRFFLITDGIANLDSSDNLDDGTLIITKHLWDIRRLHRLRSSGNRREPIEIDFIQDCGSSVPCLPISKPNSVYTSYLALIPGKTLFEIYRKYGSRLLERNVRAFLQVKGNVNKGIRKTILEEPHMFLAYNNGLSATAESVELDTSGTPTITRVKDFQIVNGGQTTASIYNACIKDKADVSEIIVPMKLTVLKNPEMIDSFVPKISAFANSQNKINIADFSSNNPFHVKLEELSRTIWAPVQKGMNLQTRWYYERARGQYLDEKGRQRTAADKKTFESIYPSSQKFTKTDMAKFENTWNLLPHIVSRGAEKNFNEFMGTLNKIKDFVPDKQYYEDLISKAILFKRAEKIIHSQQYGGYRANIVTYTLALIYYKTNNRINLNRIWKEQDISEAMSNAIVLFSKEVHKHITNPPDGKNITEWCKKEQCWTKLLDSTIDLPVELIAELVEKGPNAYVQLGEQTAADLEDDEL from the coding sequence ATGGATCTCGACTCCGAGCTAAACGATTTTGCTGAAACCTTTTCGCAAGATGTAATCAACCAGGCTCAACTTGATGCAACTTTTATCGAAGATAAATTTGTAGAACAATTCGCAGAATATCTTATTGAGTCCGGAGAAATCGATGATATTACTATATGTTACCATAAAAGCAGGGGTATTAAAGTAAATGGGTATAGTATTAATAACGAGGAAAATAGATTAGACCTATTCGTTGCCATATATCGTGGAACAAATCCACCTGAAAAGATTTCGAAAACTGAAGTAGATGTAGTTTTTAAATGGATCGTCAACTACTTAAAAAAATCCCTGGAAGGATATCACTTTTCACTCGAAGAATCGTCTCCCCACTTTGATATGTCGCTAAATATCTATAGTATGAGAGGTGTACTCCGAACTGTACGATTCTTCTTAATCACTGATGGTATTGCCAATCTTGACTCTTCGGATAATCTTGATGATGGTACTCTTATCATCACAAAACATTTATGGGATATCCGACGTTTACACAGATTGAGAAGTTCGGGCAATCGCAGGGAACCGATAGAAATCGATTTTATACAAGATTGTGGGTCATCAGTGCCATGCTTGCCAATATCAAAACCAAATTCAGTCTATACCTCGTACTTAGCATTAATCCCGGGAAAAACGCTTTTTGAGATATACAGGAAATACGGGTCAAGATTACTGGAAAGAAATGTGAGAGCTTTTCTGCAAGTAAAAGGTAATGTGAATAAAGGGATAAGAAAAACGATTCTTGAAGAGCCTCATATGTTCTTGGCATATAACAATGGACTATCTGCAACTGCAGAAAGCGTTGAACTTGATACTTCTGGAACTCCTACGATAACGCGAGTTAAAGATTTTCAAATAGTAAATGGTGGACAAACAACCGCTTCAATATATAACGCTTGTATAAAAGATAAGGCAGACGTCTCTGAAATTATAGTGCCAATGAAATTGACTGTACTTAAAAACCCTGAAATGATCGATAGTTTTGTACCAAAGATATCAGCATTTGCGAATAGTCAAAATAAGATTAATATTGCTGATTTCTCTTCAAATAATCCATTCCATGTTAAATTGGAAGAATTATCAAGGACAATATGGGCTCCTGTTCAGAAAGGTATGAACCTTCAAACACGGTGGTATTATGAACGAGCTCGTGGTCAATATCTTGATGAAAAGGGTAGACAGAGAACAGCCGCCGATAAGAAAACCTTTGAATCAATTTACCCTTCATCACAAAAATTCACAAAAACAGACATGGCCAAATTTGAAAATACATGGAATTTATTACCGCACATAGTAAGCCGTGGCGCTGAGAAAAATTTTAACGAATTCATGGGCACTCTAAATAAAATAAAAGATTTTGTCCCTGATAAGCAATACTATGAAGATCTGATTTCTAAAGCAATACTCTTTAAGCGTGCCGAAAAAATCATCCATAGCCAGCAGTACGGTGGTTATCGTGCTAACATTGTCACCTATACATTAGCTCTTATCTATTATAAAACGAATAACCGTATTAACCTAAATAGAATCTGGAAAGAGCAAGATATCTCCGAAGCTATGTCGAATGCTATAGTATTGTTTTCTAAAGAAGTTCATAAGCACATAACGAATCCTCCTGACGGTAAAAACATAACTGAATGGTGTAAAAAGGAGCAGTGCTGGACGAAATTACTCGACTCAACCATAGACCTCCCTGTTGAACTAATTGCAGAGCTGGTTGAAAAAGGTCCAAATGCTTATGTACAATTAGGCGAACAAACAGCAGCAGATCTGGAAGATGATGAATTATAG
- a CDS encoding ATP-binding protein, which translates to MGSIPVGESSSETIIDHSLNIDEYDIVPPDPASFIESLRAFGYDLQTAIADIIDNSISAGARNVYIVFNWDGANSTISIKDDGCGMTESELIKAMRLGSISPSDCRNPKDLGRFGLGLKTASFSQCRKFTVASKFENNPIAIRCWDIDYIIKTHDWHLLRINNKELPLHFTDLNDLKSGTIVLWEKLDVICKNTDVNDPRAKNLFLTRIENVKKHLSMTFHRYLERHKIKIFINDRIVEPWDPYLRNEKATQILNEESRTIFGSKIVVIPYVLPHHSKIDSETYNYAEGPNGWAAQQGFYVYRNERLIVAGSWLGLGIKKFDHYKLARIQVDIPNSMDREWELDVRKSIARPPDNIRDDLKKIASLTIGRAMEIYRHRGKVIARNSLSEHTFLWQKKVYHGKISYTINREHPVISSILTNSSVNISQVKMLLKLIEETVPVSLIIVDNAEAPDKQATTTEKKPSDELKVALLEMYFDLINSGFTHDKAKEKIVKTEPFDNYLEYVCGLLDKAQEGNLHV; encoded by the coding sequence ATGGGATCAATACCGGTTGGTGAATCATCCAGTGAAACAATTATTGATCATAGTTTAAACATTGATGAGTATGATATTGTACCACCAGACCCCGCGTCATTTATCGAATCATTGAGGGCATTTGGCTATGACCTTCAGACCGCAATTGCAGATATCATCGATAACAGTATCTCGGCAGGTGCCAGGAACGTTTATATTGTATTTAATTGGGATGGCGCTAACTCTACAATTTCAATAAAAGATGATGGTTGTGGAATGACCGAATCAGAACTCATAAAGGCAATGCGGTTAGGAAGTATTAGTCCTAGCGACTGTAGAAACCCTAAAGATCTGGGTAGATTTGGGCTTGGACTTAAGACTGCATCCTTCTCGCAATGTAGAAAATTTACTGTAGCATCAAAATTTGAAAATAACCCAATAGCTATCCGTTGCTGGGATATTGATTACATAATAAAAACACATGATTGGCATCTGTTACGAATTAATAATAAAGAATTACCACTTCATTTTACCGATCTGAATGATCTAAAAAGTGGTACTATTGTGTTATGGGAAAAATTAGATGTCATTTGTAAAAACACAGATGTAAATGATCCTCGTGCAAAAAACCTATTTTTAACAAGAATAGAAAATGTAAAAAAACATCTATCTATGACTTTTCATAGATATCTTGAACGTCATAAAATAAAAATATTCATTAATGATCGAATCGTTGAACCCTGGGATCCTTACTTGAGAAATGAGAAAGCAACTCAAATTTTAAATGAGGAAAGTCGTACGATTTTTGGCAGTAAAATCGTTGTTATTCCCTATGTACTTCCGCATCACTCAAAAATCGATAGTGAAACATATAATTACGCGGAAGGACCTAACGGCTGGGCTGCTCAGCAAGGATTTTATGTATACAGGAATGAACGACTAATCGTTGCAGGAAGCTGGCTTGGATTAGGAATAAAAAAATTTGATCATTATAAGCTCGCCCGTATCCAGGTTGATATTCCAAATTCGATGGATCGCGAGTGGGAGTTAGACGTAAGAAAATCTATCGCACGACCGCCAGATAATATCCGGGATGATCTCAAAAAGATAGCATCTTTAACAATCGGGCGCGCTATGGAAATATATCGTCATAGGGGTAAAGTAATTGCCCGAAATAGCCTTTCTGAGCACACCTTTTTATGGCAGAAAAAGGTTTATCACGGCAAAATATCCTATACTATCAATCGAGAACATCCGGTTATATCTTCTATACTAACTAATTCTTCTGTTAATATATCACAAGTAAAAATGTTATTAAAATTAATTGAAGAAACTGTTCCCGTTAGTCTAATTATTGTTGATAATGCTGAAGCACCTGATAAACAAGCTACAACCACAGAAAAAAAGCCGAGCGATGAATTAAAAGTAGCTTTACTTGAGATGTATTTTGATTTAATAAACTCCGGTTTCACACATGATAAAGCAAAAGAAAAAATTGTAAAAACTGAACCATTTGATAACTATTTAGAATATGTCTGTGGACTGCTAGATAAAGCCCAAGAAGGGAATTTACATGTTTAA